The Bdellovibrio bacteriovorus W nucleotide sequence AAATGCCCAATTAAAATATACCCAGTTTTCTTGAACATCCACTCGAATCACTGAGGGCTTGAGTCTTGGCAAAAACTCCATGTACTGATTTGCCACGTCCTGAGCATTCAGGCCCTTTGGCAAATCCATTCTCTGCGCAGATCTCACTATATGAGGTTTGACCTTAGGACGCCGAAATGCAAATGGAATTTTGTTTTCGTTAAACTTTTTCATTGCCTGCTGAAGAGCCTCTTCAGCGCTCAGAAAATCTCTTTTTAGAAAATCAAATTTCTTGTCTGGCTGAACCTGCAAAGAAACCGATAGGCCTTTGATTAAGGGAGACACCAAGGCCCACGGCGCCCTCGTCACCGTGCAAATCACAGCGCTGGAAAGAAAGTAAGGCACTTGCATAAAGTCGATAAAGATTCTGCGTTTCTTGAAGTATTTAGCAAGAGACTTCATCATGTCTTCATAACTAATCGGCGTCGCGCACCCTACGTCAAAAACTTCCACCGCATTCAAGGGAAGCCTCAAGCAAGCCTGGAGAGATTCAATAATGTCATGAATATAGATGGGCTGACTTTGTGTTCGAGTCCATGGCGGACATAAAATAATAGGCAAACGTTGTACAGTTCTAGCCATGATATGAAAAGACGATCCCTCAGGGCCAATAATCATGGATGCTCTTAAAACGGTTGTCGGAATAGAGCTCTCAAGGAAAAGTTTTTCAACCTCTTTACGGCTCTCCAAATGAGGGGAATTCTTCGTACCCTCAGCCGGTTGAGTGCCCCCTAAATAAATAATATGCTTAATGCCGTTCTTGATAGCGGCTCTTAAAAAATTGTCGGCGGCAATGAGATCAAAATCTCTAAATGTCCCCTGAGCCAAATGATCAGTGGGCTGCATGGAGTGTACAAGATAGTAGGCCACCTCTGCACCACTGAGACCCTTTTCAGCATCTAGTAGACTGAAGAGATCGCATGGACGCCATTCCACATTTACTTCCGACTCTTTAGGGCTGCGACTGAGGGCTATCACCTCATGATCCCCCTTTAGTCGATCCACCAATAGTCTGCCGACAAAACCTGTCGCTCCCGCTACCACGATTTTCAAGACCATCTCCTCATCTCAAAAAGCCTATCATTTCGTGTTCAAAAAGCCACGAAAGATAGACTCCTGATATTCGACATTGCAGAAAAAAATCAGGGTGATAATCTTAAGATCAATAAATAAGGAGAGCCCCAGCAATGGACAAAGTAAAACTACTTGAAGCTCTACAATCACAGCTTGTTAATGATCTGACCCTTGCCAAAAATGCGGCTCAGGCAACCTACGAAGCCATTACACATGAAGAAAACAAGGCAGAGAATGAATACGACACTCGCGGCCTTGAGGCGACTTATCTTGCGCATGCGCAAACAAAACGAGTTGCAGAAATCGAAGAGATTCTTGTTATCTGTAAGCATGTGAAAGTTAAAAACTTTCAAGCTGATGACAAAATCAACTCCACCGCCCTAGTTGAAGTCGAAAGTGAGGATGGTAAACGCAGCCTTTTCTTTATTCTTGCTAAAGGTGGCGGCATTACTTTTCAATTCGAAGGAAAAACCATTCAAATCATCACGCCTAGCAGCCCTTTGGGGGAAGCCCTTCAAGGTTTGAGCGAAGGGGATGCTGCCGTGATTGACAGTGGCAATGCAACCAAGGAATTTGAAATCCTAAAGGTTTGGTAATCTTTTATAGAGGACTCCATGAGTCCTCCAAAGTCTCTTTCTTTGTCCAGTGAGTTTTATCAAAAAATTATAAAATCGCTTGTCATTCGTTGAATGGGCTTTGTTTTTACCCCGCTTGGTGTGGACTTTTTTTACCATAGGGATAGACAAACCAACTTCAAGGAATGAGGTGTAATATGGAAAGAATCCAGAAAATCGGAGCTCTACTCAGTGTGCTCTTTATCTTTAACACCAGCCCTAGCTTTGCTCAGGAAGATCATCCGGATGGCTCTTTAAAGACAACCGGCACCCCTTCCCCTCTTCTCTTAGGAGCTGACTCAGAAGCTCAACTAGATCCCGACGAATTCGATCCCTACGACCCTCGCGCCGAAGAAAGACTTGAAGAGTTTGATAAAATTTATGAACAAGAAACTGGAAAAGCGGCCAACATAAAGTCGACCCAAGAATTTATCGACGAGTTGATTAGCTTTGCTTCTTGTCGACGTGCGGATTGCCCGATGTGGGTGCAGATCGTGCGTTCTTCACAAAAAATGTACCTCTATCTGAATGGTAAAGTAGAGGGCTCTTGGGATGTATCCACTGGTATTTCAGGGCACGGGACTCCAAGCATGGACACGCACCCGAATGGCCGTATTTACGATAAGTATACATCAAGGGCTTACCCAGGGGGAGACTACAAGGGCCTTGGCAACATGCCCTATGCTGTCTTTATTCGCGGGCCCTTTGCGATGCACGGAACTCCGAAAGGAAACTGGTCTAAACTTGGCCGACCAGCCTCTAAAGGGTGTATTCGTATGCATCCAGACAATGCCTATAGAATCAATCGCCTTGTGAGAAGTTATGGAATTAGTAAAGTGTGGGTCACTGTTCAATAGCAAAAGTTTTACTTCTTAACTCTAAAAACAAAAAAGCCCTTCGCGTGAAGGGCTTTTTTTTATGACATTTCTTTTTCTAAACACTCTGCTCGTTATCTGGATAAAGCTCTGCGTAAGTTCTGATTTGATACTCATTGATACGTTTATACAGATGTTTGCGCTTAAGACCTGCCGTACTTGTAACACCCATTGCACCTACGACGTGAGCCACCGCTTCCAGAGTCTCGTGGTGGAAGTTCTTCACACGAGTACGCTTCGTTGGAACGTGCAAGCCATCATAAAGTGACTTGTCTTGCGTTGCTACACCGGCAGGACATTTATTGTTGTTGCAGCGAAGAGCTTGAATACAACCTAGAGCTAACATCATCGAGCGAGCCGCATATGTAGCGTCGGCACCTAAACATAACAACTTAACGATATCAAAAGCAGTTGTGATTTTACCCGTCGCAAGGACTTTGATTTTATCGCGCATTCCTGCTTTGCGAAGAACATCCACAACAATAACTAAAGCATCAACACCCGGCATGCCCATGTAGTTAGAGAACTCAAGAGGAGCTGCACCAGTTCCACCTTCAGCACCATCCACTACGATGTAATCAGGGTACTGATTCATCTCTTTCATAAGAGTTGCCAACTCTTCGAACTCAGCGCGATCCCCTAAGCAGAGTTTAATACCCACTGGCTTACCACCAGATAGGTCACGAAGTTTCGTGATGAACTCCAACATACCGCGCGCATCCGAGAAAGCCGTGTGCGCTGGAGGAGAAATCACGTCTTTACCAATTGGGACGTTACGAATTTTTGAAATCTCTTCAGTTACTTTCTTTCCAGAAAGCATCCCACCGTGACCAGGCTTTGCACCTTGAGAAAGTTTCAACTCAATCATCTTCACGTTCGGAAGATTTGCGTTCTTTTGATAAAGATCTGGATCAAAAGCGCCGTCGTACGTGCGGCAACCAAAGTAACCAGTACCGATTTGCCAAATAAGATCCCCGCCTGGCTCTAAGTGGTACGGAGAAATGCCACCCTCACCGGTATTATGGGCAAAGCCACCGTCTTTCGCACCACCATTCAGGGATAAAATCGCATTCGGAGAAAGAGAACCAAAACTCATCGCTGAAATGTTTAAAAGGGATAAAGAGTAAGGCTGTTTACAGAATTCACTACCAACAGTAATGCGAAGACTGGAACGATCGATGTGCTTCGGATAAATAGAGTGAGTTACAAACTCGTATCCTTGCGCATAGACGTTTTGTTGCGTTCCAAACGCTACTGTATCGAGAACTTTTTTAGCACGTTGATAAACTACCGAACGCTGCTCTCGACTGAAAGGACGTCCATCCGTGTTTGACTCAATAAAGTACTGATTAATTTCAGGACGAATAGATTCAAAGATATACCTAAGATGACCGAAGACAGGGAAGTTTGCTTTGATAGCATGGCGATTCTGATGGATGTCGCGAAATCCTAAAGCAAAAAACGGAATAAAAATAACGAGTGACCACAATCCTGGAAGCCAGAAGAAGTAGAACAGAACGTTAAGAGCAAGAACTAACAGAAAAGCTATGTAAAATTCTTTTTTCATTTTCTAATTACCCTGAAAATCTCTAATAACGTTCAAAGTTCCGCGGGCTCAAAAAGAAGCCATGTGCTTGATCGTTGCTAGAAAACAATATCATTTCCGCAGACTGTAGCACATTAGCTACACCTAATACAACTGCAACGCCGACCCTTTGGCGTGCCGCCCACGATTTGATTAGCTCGCTCAAATTTCGAAAGTTTTTAAGAAAATGAATCTTTTTCCCTTGCGTTCTTATTTAACCATTTGGTTAAATACAAAGCATGACTAAAGATTCTCTTTCCTCCATCTTTTTTGCGTTAAGCGACCCCACCCGTAGGGGGATCTTAGAGAAATTGACCCAAGGGGAAGCCAATGTGACCGACCTTGCCGCTCCCTTTGAGATGAGTCTCCCAGCGATCACGAAACATTTACGCGTGCTTGAAAAGGCCGGCCTGATCTTTCGAACAAAAGAAGCCCAGTGGCGACCTTGCCATTTGAATGCACAAACGATGCGCTCAGCGTCTGATTGGTTGGGTAATTATCGTCAATTTTGGGATGAAAGTATGGATCGGCTCGATACATACCTGAAAGAACTTAGCTCCCCTGAGCGTCGCAAAAGTAAAAACAAGAAAGAGGGACGCTAAGACTTATTGAATTTAAATTTTCCGGAGATTGATGCCATCTTCAACCAAGTTTGAATCACCCTTCCCGTCTAAAAGGATCTCAAACTTGTACTTACTCCCAGCCGAACTTTCACCCTCGGCGTTGGGATGGCATCAATCCATACTTTCTCAAAATTTTATTATTTAGGTAGCCTCAAGTCTTCACTCTTTGAGTGAAAGGCATAAGCAATGATCGACTCCATTTGAGTCGTGGCGTAAGATGCCGCTTCTTGAGGAGACTTCCCAGAGATCAAGCTTGCCAAAAACAAGGCACTGAAAAAATCACCAGCCCCACGAAAGCGTCCTTGAAAGCGACGAGCCTCTAAGAACTCAACACCTTTGCCATTTTCAATGAGTGCTACTTTAAGCAACTCTTCAGAGTGTGGAATCCCCTTTACGACAAGCAAAGCATTAGAGATTGAACTCGACTGCACAGCAAAGTTTTTATCAAGGTAACCCAGCTCTACAGCTTCAAAGGCATTGGGCAAAACATAGTTCGCCTGAGGAAGAAGATATTTTTCGTAAGTGTCGCGAATTGATTTATCCACGTAATAGCCCACACCAAAATCTCCCATCACAGGATCACAAAGATATTCTAGAGGCTGCCTTTTGCGAATCTCTTGAATAAACTCTGACACCAACTGAGCCGTGGCTGACGAACCTAAGAAACCAGAAACAACATGAGTCACCATTGGCAAATCAGGGTTAGCAAGCACCCCCGCAAACACAGCTTCAAGATCAGAAGTGGAGATAAGTTTGCCACTGGCTTTAGGCACATCCAGTGGACTTGAGAATAAACCCGTATAAATGAAACCCGTATGGACATCTAAAGAAGAATAGACACTTTGAGCAGCGGTATTTCCAACGGCTCCAAAAACAACTCCGGATTGAATGGATAGAATCATGCGACTCCCCCTCTCAGACCTTAAGCCCATGATCGACTTAAGCTTCGACTGTTAAGAGCCATTGAATACAATGCACCCCCGAGATGAGCAATAGAGTTTTCTTCTTTAACAAATAATTTTTAAAAAGACGAGTTCGGCTGTTTCAGAAACTCAATTTCTTCTGGTGTCGACTTCCGCCCGAGCACGGCATTGCGATGCGGATATCTGCCAAAGCGATCAATTATCACCTTGTGTTTAATTTCAAAATCCAAGTTGTTTTCAAGGCCAGGAAGGGCAAATAAAACCATGGCTTCTTCATGAACACGCACTGATTCGCTGTGCATATAGGGCATGTATAGAAAAGCTCTCTCCTGAATTGAAAGCTCTTTATCCAAACCAAGTCGAACTGCATCTTGGGCTATTGCCAAAGCCAAGGAATCTTGCGCAAAAGATTGAGGAGTGTCGCGATAGATATTTCTAGAGAATTGATCAAGAACGATGATTTGCGCCAACACACCACGCGCGTTCCCTCGCCAATCCGCACACTCTCCAGCAACGATTCTTTCTAGAACAGCGACGAACCTATCTGCAATTTTTTTATCAAGAGATAAATCTTTTTTAAACCATTCGGCAGGCGTTAACTCTTGGAACCAAAAATTCAAAACATCACTTATTGTTGTCATACAATGCCCTCTCCTTATGCAAACAATCAAACACAACGACCCAGCCAGTATGGCCCAGTCCGCAAGAAATGCAAACCTCTGATGTTTTTTTAAATATTCCCGATCTAGACATCGCTTAAACCGCTTTACAGATTTTTTTAAATCATGATCAGAAAAATATTTGTTAGAATTTGCCTATGAGTAAAAATATTAATGAATCCCGAATTCAAACCAAAAGAGCTTACTCTCCAGCATCTAGAAGCGATGGATATCGAATTTTAGTCGACCGACTCTGGCCTCGGGGCATCTCAAAAGACGAACTCTCCATTCAGGATTGGGCCAAAGAATTAAGCCCCAGCACAGAGCTACGTAAGGAGTTTCATGAGAGCGAAGATTGGAGGAGCTTTCAAAAACTTTATAAGGAAGAACTTCATAACCCAGAAGCAAAAGAGAAGATTGAAGAGCTGCTTCAACTCGCGCGCTCAAAAAAGATTACTTTGATTTATTCCGCAAAGAATGAAGAGCATAATAACGCCAAGGTTTTGGCTGAAGTTTTGGAAAGAAAGCTCCACGCAAAAAAGAGCGTGCACTAAAAAATAAATACAGACCCCTTCCTTAAGAGAAAGAGGCCTTTAAAAAGGGCTAAATCTTTTTCACGTCTTCAAGGCTTGCGCCATAGTTAATGTGCAGCACAGAACCATTCACAACAAGTGCTGGCACTGATTTAACACCTAATTTTTCCGCTTCAGAGATTCGGTTCTTTGCGCTTCCAAAATGAACAACTTCGAGATCAAATTTGTTTTTATCGACCATGTTCAAAACTTCTTTCTCTGCATCAACGCAAACAGAACAACCTGCATGATAGAAAACTGCTTTTTTCATAAGGACTCCTTTACTGGGGTTGGTTAAAGCTAAGGGGACTCAGCCAATAGTACTTCAATCGATTTTTGTAAGCGCTCACTGCCAACAACTCCAAAAGACTGCAAGCGGATCTGTCCTTTTTTATCTAAAAGAATTGTTGTTGGCGTGCCTTGCAGATTCAGACTCTTCATCGTCTCAGGCATCCAGTGATCAGCAATATGCATATCGATGCCAATGGGAAATGTGATATTTTGATCGTTAAGAAACTTGCGCAAATCGGGCTCCGTCATCTCTTCGTGATGCTCAAAGACCGAATGGATACCGACGACTTCAAAGTCCTTTCCTTGAAAAATTTCAGCCATTTCTTTGGCTTCGGGAATTCCATAAATCACGCAGCCTCGGCATTTCATCTGAAAGAAATGAATAAGCTTTACCGTCGGGCGCGAAAAGTTGAATTCGTCTTCTTGAATATTTAGCCATTTTGAAATGGAAAATTTAATCGTCTTCATATACTCTCATCCGAAATGATGTTTGGTTTATAAAGACATCCTGCCATAGGGATTTAACCCTTGGAAGTAGGCACAAACTCGTAGGGTAGTTACCGTTTGGTACAAAATGGTGAATTGATTATGGAAAAGCCCTCTGTCAAATTTATGATTGAAGACATTGTTGGATGCAAGTGGTCACTCAGCGTCCTTGATATGCTTGAGCAAGGCATCAACAGACCTGGTCAAATGACAAGAGATCAAGAAGGACTCTCTACTAAAGTTCTTAACGAGAGACTAAAGAAACTTCTTCGCTATCAGATCGTCGAAAAGATTGAATATCCCGAAGTGCCTCCGCGAGTTGAATACCAGTTTACAAATTTTGGAAAAAAGATCCTAAAGATTATTTACGAGATTCGCGCACTCGAAGAAGAGATGGGCCTCCAATCTGAATAGTGAAGTTTCACATTGATGACTCATTTGGGAGGCGTAATATTTTTAAAACCTCTTCGTCATAGACCGTTTCTTGAAATTCAGCTATATTTGACCTCCTTAGAGGGAGCTGAAAAAATATGAAAGTCTCAATTCTCGAACTAGTGCGCGTGACCCAAGAAACCACTCCTGGGCAAGCGCTACAAAATGCCCGCGCCCTTGCAATCGCTGCAGAAAAATTTGGCTATCATAGAATTTGGGTTGCCGAACATCATAACTTTGTTGGCATCGCCAGTGCTGCCACCTCGGTGGTTATTGGGTATCTTGCTGAAGCGACAAAAACTATTCGCATTGGCGCTGGTGGCATCATGCTGCCGAATCACTCTCCGTATATCATCGCAGAACAATTCGGAACACTCGAACATCTTTATCCCAATAGAATTGATCTTGGACTGGGACGCGCACCCGGAACAGATATGGCTACCATTAAAGCTATTGGTCGCACCGAAGGCGCCTCAGACCACTTCCCTCAAGATGTTCTCGCATTGCAGTCCTATTTTTCTGAACAGGCAAAATCCTTTCGCATTCAGGCCGTGCCTGCTGCGGGAACCAATGTTCCTTTGTGGATCTTAGGATCAAGTCTCTTTGGTGCAAGACTTGCTGCCGAATTGGGACTGCCCTACTCCTTTGCCTCCCACTTTGCGCCAGAGCACCTATTGGTAGCCATTGATACCTACAAACAAAACTTCAAACCATCCGCGGTTCTTAAGCAACCGTATTGCATGGCGGGAATCAATGTCATTGCTGCAGATACAGAAGCAGAAGCCAAAAAACTTGCGACAACTCAGCAGATGTCCTTTACAGATATGTTCAGAAACTCACGTGGACTCAGCAAGCCACCGATCGAAGATATCGACACTTATTGGTCCCCTCAGGAAAAGGCGCTTGCACAAAAAATGCTAAGTCGCTCTATAGTTGGTAACAAAGAAAAGGTTCTGCAAGGGCTTCAATCTTTTCAGTCCGAGACTGGAGTGGATGAGGTCATTATTGTTTCAGATATCTTCGACCTCTCAGCAAGAATTCGCTCTATCGACCTCATCTCTGAAGCCGTGAACCTCAGTAGACCTCAATGAACTTATTCATAAAGTATCTTCTTTTTGGATTCGGAATTGTGAGTTTAACTCTTGGCGTGATTGGAATCTTCCTACCGCTACTTCCGACAACACCGTTTCTATTATTGGCCGCTTGGTGTTTTCTGAAAAGCTCTCCCACCTTGCATGCCTGGATGTATCACCAACCTTATATGGGAAAAGCCCTTAAGGATTGGGAAGAAGAACGCATTATTTCTCGCCCCGCAAAGGTAACGGCTTTACTGACGATCACCCTTTCTGGAGGAGTCATCTGGTACAAAGTGGATCTCTTAGTTTTAAAAATTTTTGTGACAATTATTCTCTGTGGTGTTTCAATTTTCATTATCACTCGAAATGAGAAACCTTCCACCCCGAAAGAATTCTAAAGATGGAATCAGGCGCCGCTCTTTTACTTATTTCTGCATTTTTTCATGCAAGTTGGAATGCCCTTACAAAAAGGTCGACGGACAAAGAAGCCTTCCTCATGCTTGTTACTTCTATCGGGGCCATCATTACGCTCGTTTTAATTTTTCTTACGAAGGCTTCTTTTAAAGAGCTTCAAGGAGAGACGTTGATATTCACCCTAGGCTCCGGAGTTTTCGAAGGTCTTTATATGGCGATGCTTTCCCGAGCACTTTCAGGAGCAACTCTTGGCAAAGCCTATGCTATCATGCGTGGTGGGGCGATGCTCTTTGTGTGGATTATCTCCATGACTTTTCTTGGAGAGACTTCAACGCTAGTCCATTTGCTCGGAGCCGGTGCGGTGTTCTTAGGTATTTCAGCTTTAAGTTATGAAGGAAAAAATGGAAGCTCGCAAAAACTAGATATCTGGCCCTTTCTAGCTGCGGCCTGTATCACGGGCTATCATATTTGCTATCATCAGGCTTTAAAAACTCACGCAAACCCACAGGTTCTATTTTTTGTCTCGATGATTCTTTCAGCTCTTATTCTTGGCATCTTCTTAGGGAAAAATATTCGAACAAGATTTAAAAACGTTGTGAAGACTCAGTTTAGAAATGCGGTTCTGACTGCCTTTCTTTCAACGGCTTCTTTTTTAATTTTCTTATACGCATTACAAATTGTAGAGCCAGGGTATGCAATCTCCCTCAGAAACTCGTCTATTTTCTTTGCTCTTCTGTTTTCATTTTTGCTTAAGGAGTCTCTGACGCGCAAACAATGGATTGGCGCCAGTGTGATTGGGATCGGAACTATACTTTTAAGTCTGACTTAAAAAGGCGAATGCGCTCGAACCTCATTAAGAAAATCTTGAATCTCTTTAGTTGATTTAAGGATTCGAGTTTTAGTTTTATTTTCTGGTCTATTCAGTATACGCAGTAATTCTGGGCGCATCTGCTTATGGGCGCTGCGAATCGTTCGAAGGGTTTTTCGAGTTTGCTCTAAGTTTGCTTCCGAACAACCTTCCGGAAGCTCCTCTCTCTGAGAAAAGAGATTTAGTAATTGCCGTTTTAAAAACCAGAAAATATGTTTCCACAAAGGTAGATCAATGAAGATAATTTGATCTGCCATCGCAAATCTTTTCTCTAAAATATCTAAAGGGCCATATCCATCAATAATCCATTCCGAATTATTCTGTATCTCTAGTAATACCTCTATGGTCTCTTTATAAGGGCGCAACTTCATTCCTTTCTGAAATTGCACACTATCCACATGGGTTACAGGAAATCCCGTCAAAAAGCTTACCTTGCGCGCAAGGGTCGTCTTCCCCCCGCCCGCATTTCCGATGATGGCTGTTCTTTTGGGCCAAGAGTTTGATTTATTGATCAACGAAATCTCCTCGGTGGATTTTACTTCGACCTGTGCTGAAAATGCACAAAAGCATCCGACAAGATATTGCTCAAATCAACAACGCAGATTGAAATAATAAAACAAAGATTTTCCTATTTTTTAAAATCTTTCTTATAGAGCTCAATAGACTCTGCGATCACCTTGTATGCGACTTCCTCATTTTCGATGGCGCTAATTTCAACGGATTTTTTTTCTAGCGCCTTGTAGCTTTCGAAAAACTGACGGATCTCAGACAGTTTGTGGGGAGCAATTTCATTAAGTCTACGGATATGATTGTACTCAGGATCATGAACATGGACCGAGATCACCTTATCATCACCTTTTCCCTGATCGATCATTCGCAAAACGCCAACAGGGCGCACGCGCATAATCGAAAGAGGATAGACAGGGGCTTGCCCGATTACGAGAACATCTAATGGGTCCCCGTCATCGCAGAAAGTTTGAGGAAAGAAACCATAATTACAAGGATAGTGAACCGAGCTATAGAGAATGCGATCTACTTTGAGAAGGCCTGAATCCTTATCAATTTCATACTTCACCTTTGAGAGAGCTGGAATCTCGATAATGCAATTAAGCTCATGACTTGAATCTAAATCGAGCTTTACGTCGTGCCATGGGTTCATTGATGCCTCCTTCACAATTATTACCTCAGTATTCTAATTCACTTTTAAAGAAAGTTTTAGCTCTATAGAAGTTTTTTGCAAAATGAGGTCTAGGATCAAGCGTAGAAATATTGCCCCGCTCGACTCTATAAATTTAAAAGCTAACACTGGCTCCGAACGCTTCAATCAAAACTAAAGCTTCGGGAACTGAAAATAGAGCATCTTTGATTTTAGCATTTCTAGGGTCGATGAAGTAACTTCGAGCTTGTCGAAAATCAGACTTCTCTAAGTTCGCACCGGAGAATGTCGCCCCCGATAAGTTAGCTCTCGTGAATAAGGCCTTGGATAAATTTGCTCCGGCGAAGTCGACTTCTCTGAGAGAACAATCAACAAAAGAACTTCCTCTTAAGTCCATCCCCTGAAAACTGGAGTAGTCTAATTTACATTCAGTAAAAAAATAGGTCCCGTTCTTTCGCGTCTCCGTCCAATTTACTCCCATTAAATTACATCTTTCAAAAAGAGAATCCCGCAGGGCGACGTTTAAGAAAGAAACATTGGCTAGGTTGCAGCCTATAAATTTACATTCTAAGAAAAGAGCACTTTTAATTTCTAAATTTGTGAAATCTAAATTATTGAACTCATAGCCTGATATCTCTGACTTATGAATCTCTAATAAACTTTCTAATTCTTCTTGTGATGCTTTCGTGTATTTCATATTTACTTTCTAGAGGACCCTAGCATCTAGAGAGAATCAAATAATTTCTGGAGATGAGATAATGAGATTTAGAAGGCAATTTTAGGACAAAAAAAAATCTGGAGTCCTGTTAAGGTGTCTCCAGATTTTTTATTCTGAATCAGTAACTGATATCAAAAATTAGTAACGGTTGCTGCGTCCGCCGCCACCGAAACCGCCACGGCCACCGCCACGGCTTCCGCCGCCACCGCCACGGTTATCACGTGGAGCCATTGGCTTTGCTTCGCTAACGTTCAACAAACGGCCAGAGTGCTCAGCACCGTTTACTTTTTCGATAGCTGTAGCAGCTTCTTCGTCTGTAGACATTTCAACAAAACCGAAACCTTTGCTACGGCCAGTTTCACGATCAATTACGATGCGTGCCGATTCAACTTGACCGAACTCAGCAAAGATATCTCCAAGAGATTGATCATCCATAGAGTAAGAAAGGTTACCAACGTAGATTTTTTTTCCCATAATTTGCCTCCTGTAAAAGCGCTTGGGGCCATTCGCAGAAAGACAATAGGATATCTATAGATTCAGGAACGACTTGAGCCCAACATTCACCATTTTTTCTGCTTAAAAGATAGCATTATTTTAAATCACAGGCCCAATCTGTCGCCAAATCAAACCTATTGCTTTAAAGGCCCGCGCTGGTAAATTCTTTACCTAGAGATAGGGAGGTTTAGGCATGAAAATACTTATTGTTGGGGCCACTGGCTTGGTGGGCAG carries:
- a CDS encoding MCBG protein (microcin resistance protein) (COG1357 Uncharacterized low-complexity proteins), coding for MKYTKASQEELESLLEIHKSEISGYEFNNLDFTNLEIKSALFLECKFIGCNLANVSFLNVALRDSLFERCNLMGVNWTETRKNGTYFFTECKLDYSSFQGMDLRGSSFVDCSLREVDFAGANLSKALFTRANLSGATFSGANLEKSDFRQARSYFIDPRNAKIKDALFSVPEALVLIEAFGASVSF
- a CDS encoding hypothetical protein (COG1733 Predicted transcriptional regulators), yielding MEKPSVKFMIEDIVGCKWSLSVLDMLEQGINRPGQMTRDQEGLSTKVLNERLKKLLRYQIVEKIEYPEVPPRVEYQFTNFGKKILKIIYEIRALEEEMGLQSE
- a CDS encoding putative RNA-binding protein (COG0724 RNA-binding proteins (RRM domain)), with the protein product MGKKIYVGNLSYSMDDQSLGDIFAEFGQVESARIVIDRETGRSKGFGFVEMSTDEEAATAIEKVNGAEHSGRLLNVSEAKPMAPRDNRGGGGGSRGGGRGGFGGGGRSNRY
- a CDS encoding thiol-disulfide isomerase-like thioredoxin (COG0526 Thiol-disulfide isomerase and thioredoxins) codes for the protein MKTIKFSISKWLNIQEDEFNFSRPTVKLIHFFQMKCRGCVIYGIPEAKEMAEIFQGKDFEVVGIHSVFEHHEEMTEPDLRKFLNDQNITFPIGIDMHIADHWMPETMKSLNLQGTPTTILLDKKGQIRLQSFGVVGSERLQKSIEVLLAESP
- a CDS encoding putative transmembrane protein (COG2832 Uncharacterized protein conserved in bacteria) encodes the protein MNLFIKYLLFGFGIVSLTLGVIGIFLPLLPTTPFLLLAAWCFLKSSPTLHAWMYHQPYMGKALKDWEEERIISRPAKVTALLTITLSGGVIWYKVDLLVLKIFVTIILCGVSIFIITRNEKPSTPKEF
- a CDS encoding hypothetical protein (COG0563 Adenylate kinase and related kinases), with protein sequence MINKSNSWPKRTAIIGNAGGGKTTLARKVSFLTGFPVTHVDSVQFQKGMKLRPYKETIEVLLEIQNNSEWIIDGYGPLDILEKRFAMADQIIFIDLPLWKHIFWFLKRQLLNLFSQREELPEGCSEANLEQTRKTLRTIRSAHKQMRPELLRILNRPENKTKTRILKSTKEIQDFLNEVRAHSPF
- a CDS encoding hypothetical protein (COG0221 Inorganic pyrophosphatase); the encoded protein is MNPWHDVKLDLDSSHELNCIIEIPALSKVKYEIDKDSGLLKVDRILYSSVHYPCNYGFFPQTFCDDGDPLDVLVIGQAPVYPLSIMRVRPVGVLRMIDQGKGDDKVISVHVHDPEYNHIRRLNEIAPHKLSEIRQFFESYKALEKKSVEISAIENEEVAYKVIAESIELYKKDFKK
- a CDS encoding DMT family permease (COG0697 Permeases of the drug/metabolite transporter (DMT) superfamily), encoding MESGAALLLISAFFHASWNALTKRSTDKEAFLMLVTSIGAIITLVLIFLTKASFKELQGETLIFTLGSGVFEGLYMAMLSRALSGATLGKAYAIMRGGAMLFVWIISMTFLGETSTLVHLLGAGAVFLGISALSYEGKNGSSQKLDIWPFLAAACITGYHICYHQALKTHANPQVLFFVSMILSALILGIFLGKNIRTRFKNVVKTQFRNAVLTAFLSTASFLIFLYALQIVEPGYAISLRNSSIFFALLFSFLLKESLTRKQWIGASVIGIGTILLSLT
- a CDS encoding hypothetical protein (COG2141 Coenzyme F420-dependent N5,N10-methylene tetrahydromethanopterin reductase and related flavin-dependent oxidoreductases); translation: MKVSILELVRVTQETTPGQALQNARALAIAAEKFGYHRIWVAEHHNFVGIASAATSVVIGYLAEATKTIRIGAGGIMLPNHSPYIIAEQFGTLEHLYPNRIDLGLGRAPGTDMATIKAIGRTEGASDHFPQDVLALQSYFSEQAKSFRIQAVPAAGTNVPLWILGSSLFGARLAAELGLPYSFASHFAPEHLLVAIDTYKQNFKPSAVLKQPYCMAGINVIAADTEAEAKKLATTQQMSFTDMFRNSRGLSKPPIEDIDTYWSPQEKALAQKMLSRSIVGNKEKVLQGLQSFQSETGVDEVIIVSDIFDLSARIRSIDLISEAVNLSRPQ